The following coding sequences are from one Rutidosis leptorrhynchoides isolate AG116_Rl617_1_P2 chromosome 11, CSIRO_AGI_Rlap_v1, whole genome shotgun sequence window:
- the LOC139874599 gene encoding uncharacterized protein: MTFTVGERVYLKVSPWKGVIQFDKRGKLALRYIVPFKIRQVLNDQTVVLDLPPELADIHDTFNICYIRKCKVDDENQIHPLQDLKVDSSKKLVEEPVRIVDRKVTKLRKKQIPMVLVEWKHSLGTNLTWETEELMTSRYPQLFNLDQISRTESPLRGIDL; encoded by the coding sequence ATGACGTTTACTGTAGGTGAACGTGTGTATTTAAAAGTGTCACCGTGGAAGGGTGTAATTCAATTCGATAAACGAGGAAAACTAGCTCTGAGATACATTGTTCCTTTTAAAATTCgtcaagtgctaaacgatcaaactGTAGTGTTAGATCTCCCTCCAGAGTTAGCAGATATTCATGACACGTTTAACATCTGCtatattcgtaagtgtaaagtGGACGATGAAAATCAAATTCATCCACTCCAAGATCTGAAAGTAGATTCaagtaagaaattggtggaagaaccAGTGAGGATCGTCGACAGAAAAGTGACTAAGTTACGCAAGAAGCAGATTCCAATGGTGCTTGTggaatggaagcatagtttaggcaccAATCTGACATGGGAGACCGAGGAATTGATGACCTCTAGATACCCTCAGTTGTTTAAccttgaccagatttcgaggacggaatctcctttaaGGGGGATAGATTTGTAA